One Echinicola strongylocentroti DNA window includes the following coding sequences:
- a CDS encoding endonuclease/exonuclease/phosphatase family protein, giving the protein MPNLREFSLVTFNLYNLNLAGHSMYRDYDGWSDEQYENKITWTSYMLHLLQPDIFGFQELWHEDALKEAFERAGLTASYDILCPSHHDGNKIICAGAVKKGLLEGEPEWLETFPEKFILKSAGDDPQTPDISVQISSFSRPVLHFKVKLREDREAVSVFVAHLKSKAPTAIYREGWYRDDYDYYKNHSETLGYTLSTIRRSAEAAALRMIILDKLKHTDLPVIVLGDLNNSQLSDTLNIMTGQPRYLQGLSSGGGDADLYTVATLQEYRSLRDVYYTHIFQNIRESLDHILVSQEFYDNSRKRIWAFDGMEIYNDHLADENHKDTGTNDHGIVKATFKYSPA; this is encoded by the coding sequence ATGCCTAATTTACGAGAATTCAGTTTGGTTACGTTTAACCTCTATAATCTCAACCTTGCTGGGCATTCGATGTATCGGGATTATGATGGCTGGAGCGATGAGCAGTATGAAAACAAAATTACCTGGACATCCTACATGCTCCACCTGCTACAGCCGGACATTTTTGGTTTTCAGGAACTTTGGCATGAGGATGCGCTTAAAGAAGCCTTTGAACGGGCAGGCCTGACAGCATCGTACGATATCCTGTGTCCTTCTCATCATGATGGAAACAAGATAATCTGTGCGGGCGCTGTCAAAAAGGGACTTTTGGAAGGCGAGCCGGAATGGCTGGAAACCTTTCCTGAGAAATTTATCTTGAAAAGTGCCGGTGATGATCCCCAGACGCCTGATATCTCCGTACAAATCTCGAGTTTTTCTAGGCCAGTGCTCCATTTTAAAGTAAAACTCCGCGAAGACCGTGAAGCTGTATCGGTATTTGTGGCACATTTAAAGTCCAAGGCTCCTACTGCCATCTACCGGGAAGGTTGGTACCGCGATGATTATGATTACTATAAAAACCACTCCGAAACCCTGGGATATACCCTATCCACCATCAGAAGGTCGGCAGAGGCGGCTGCTCTACGCATGATCATCTTGGACAAATTAAAACATACTGACCTGCCAGTCATCGTGTTGGGAGATCTTAACAATTCCCAGCTCAGCGATACCCTGAACATCATGACCGGTCAGCCCCGATACTTACAAGGGCTCTCCTCCGGAGGTGGTGATGCAGACCTCTACACGGTAGCGACCTTGCAGGAATACCGCAGCCTCAGGGATGTCTACTACACCCATATTTTCCAGAATATCAGAGAATCGCTCGACCATATTTTGGTCTCACAGGAGTTTTATGATAATTCCAGAAAACGGATCTGGGCATTTGATGGAATGGAAATCTACAATGATCACTTGGCTGACGAAAACCACAAAGATACTGGCACCAACGACCATGGAATCGTCAAAGCTACGTTTAAGTACTCCCCTGCTTAA
- a CDS encoding gluconate 5-dehydrogenase yields MKELFDLSGKVALVTGATHGLGMAMAKALAKSGATLIVNGHTPAKMEKALEDYAADGIEAHGYLFDVTNEKEVDEKLSEIESKFGTIDILVNNAGMIQRTPALEMEVADFAKVVNMDLVSPFLMSKRVAKGMKEKGGGKIINICSMMSELGRNTVSGYAAAKGGLKMLTRNLATEWAKYNIQVNGIGPGYFATEQTAPIRVDGHPFNDFIINRTPAGRWGDPEDLQGTMVFLASQASNFVNGQIVYVDGGILATIGKPHGEE; encoded by the coding sequence ATGAAAGAATTATTTGATCTATCAGGAAAAGTAGCGCTTGTCACAGGAGCGACCCATGGCTTGGGAATGGCCATGGCAAAGGCATTGGCAAAGAGTGGTGCCACCCTGATCGTAAATGGACATACACCTGCCAAGATGGAAAAAGCATTGGAAGACTATGCTGCTGATGGCATCGAGGCGCACGGTTACCTTTTTGATGTAACCAATGAAAAGGAAGTTGACGAAAAGCTTTCTGAGATAGAAAGTAAATTTGGCACCATCGATATTTTGGTAAACAACGCCGGCATGATCCAGCGTACTCCTGCGCTCGAAATGGAAGTGGCCGATTTTGCCAAAGTGGTGAACATGGACTTGGTTTCTCCTTTCCTGATGTCCAAGCGTGTGGCCAAAGGCATGAAGGAAAAAGGTGGGGGCAAGATCATCAATATCTGCTCCATGATGAGTGAGCTCGGTCGTAATACAGTATCTGGATACGCAGCCGCCAAAGGTGGACTGAAAATGCTGACCAGAAACTTAGCAACAGAATGGGCCAAGTACAATATCCAAGTAAATGGTATTGGGCCAGGGTACTTTGCTACTGAGCAGACTGCTCCGATCCGTGTGGACGGTCATCCGTTCAATGATTTTATCATCAACAGAACACCTGCAGGAAGATGGGGAGATCCAGAGGACCTTCAGGGCACGATGGTCTTCTTGGCCAGTCAAGCAAGTAACTTCGTCAATGGACAAATCGTTTATGTAGACGGTGGTATCTTGGCCACTATCGGCAAGCCACATGGCGAAGAGTAA
- the kduI gene encoding 5-dehydro-4-deoxy-D-glucuronate isomerase: MHTNIVTRYGAHPEDVKGYDTQKLRDHFLIENIFQDDKITGVYSMFDRYIVGGIAPVNKSLELETVDQLKADYFLERRELGVINVGAPTLITVDGTDHKLNTREALYVGRGVKEVIFNPSTEGQAFLYFNSAPAHTSFPTKKVGLEDAEKVELGSMEESNHRVINKLIVNSVVESCQLQMGMTQLKPGSVWNTMPAHTHDRRMEAYFYFDLDESAAVCHYMGQPQETRHIWMKNHQAVLSPAWSIHAGSGTSNYTFIWGMAGENLDYGDMDKVAVKDMK; encoded by the coding sequence ATGCATACGAACATCGTAACCAGATACGGAGCGCATCCTGAAGATGTCAAAGGCTATGACACCCAAAAATTAAGGGATCATTTTTTGATCGAAAATATCTTTCAGGACGATAAGATCACCGGCGTTTATTCTATGTTTGACCGCTATATCGTTGGCGGAATTGCTCCAGTAAACAAATCCTTGGAGCTGGAAACTGTAGATCAGCTGAAAGCCGATTACTTCTTGGAGCGTCGTGAGTTGGGCGTGATCAATGTAGGTGCGCCAACGCTGATCACCGTGGACGGTACCGATCATAAATTAAATACACGCGAAGCCCTTTATGTAGGGCGTGGGGTGAAAGAAGTGATTTTTAACCCTTCCACAGAAGGACAGGCATTTTTGTACTTTAATTCAGCACCAGCGCACACCTCTTTCCCGACCAAAAAAGTAGGATTGGAAGATGCCGAAAAAGTAGAGCTTGGTTCTATGGAGGAGTCTAACCACCGTGTGATCAACAAGCTGATCGTAAACAGTGTAGTCGAATCCTGCCAGCTGCAGATGGGCATGACCCAACTGAAGCCAGGAAGTGTATGGAACACCATGCCTGCGCATACCCACGACAGAAGAATGGAAGCTTATTTCTATTTTGATCTGGACGAATCAGCGGCGGTTTGTCACTATATGGGACAGCCTCAGGAGACGCGACACATCTGGATGAAAAACCATCAAGCAGTATTGTCTCCAGCATGGTCCATCCACGCAGGTTCAGGTACTTCCAATTATACCTTTATCTGGGGTATGGCCGGAGAAAACCTGGATTATGGTGATATGGACAAAGTGGCCGTAAAGGACATGAAGTAA
- a CDS encoding DUF4861 domain-containing protein, with the protein MSKCNLVKKGAVAFGGMTLMLASCQTPSDSLTIEVKNPAEVAKTSSTVEVNAADLQPLIEKYGAEKLVVADAQGGLLLNQWVDLDGDKTMDQWLFQVNLEAGGSGTYTVRPLEEGEQQPTSEQQTFSRFVPERTDDYTWENDRVAFRTYGPDAQRRIEQNEPGGTLSSGIDCWLKRVDYPIIDKWYKENEENVGAYHIDRGEGYDPYHVGSSRGIGGIGIWENDSLYTSRNFVSYERIAVGPIRTLFELTYAPWEANGKMVAETKCISLDLGSNMTHFVTTVKSETSVPNVTMGITLHEGKGDVKMNDDQGIFRYWEPMDKSELGLGVIIDPAQVIGSKDHRVDYPDGSQLLIMTKPDEGKVSYYAGFGWKKSGQFANVAEWDAYLKKFAKGLEKPLEVSVK; encoded by the coding sequence ATGTCCAAGTGTAATTTGGTCAAAAAAGGAGCGGTGGCATTCGGCGGAATGACGTTGATGCTGGCCAGCTGCCAAACCCCATCCGATTCGTTAACTATCGAAGTAAAAAATCCAGCCGAAGTGGCCAAAACTTCAAGTACTGTGGAAGTAAATGCTGCAGATTTACAACCACTAATAGAGAAATATGGGGCCGAAAAACTTGTGGTTGCGGATGCTCAAGGCGGACTCCTGCTGAATCAGTGGGTAGACCTGGATGGGGACAAGACCATGGATCAGTGGCTGTTCCAGGTCAACTTGGAAGCAGGTGGCTCAGGGACATATACCGTACGTCCTCTGGAGGAAGGAGAGCAGCAGCCTACTTCCGAGCAGCAGACCTTTTCACGCTTTGTCCCAGAGCGTACGGATGATTATACATGGGAAAATGACCGCGTGGCCTTCCGTACGTATGGTCCCGATGCCCAGCGCAGGATAGAACAGAATGAACCAGGAGGTACCCTATCGAGTGGGATTGACTGCTGGCTGAAACGTGTGGACTATCCGATTATCGATAAATGGTACAAAGAAAATGAAGAGAACGTAGGTGCTTATCATATTGACCGAGGAGAAGGTTATGATCCTTACCATGTAGGTTCCAGTCGCGGAATAGGGGGGATTGGCATTTGGGAAAACGACTCTCTATATACTTCAAGAAATTTCGTGAGCTATGAGCGGATCGCTGTGGGCCCGATCAGGACGCTTTTTGAACTGACCTATGCGCCGTGGGAGGCGAACGGTAAGATGGTGGCTGAAACCAAGTGCATTAGCTTGGACCTAGGCAGTAACATGACCCATTTTGTGACTACGGTAAAAAGCGAAACTTCTGTCCCCAATGTTACGATGGGCATTACTTTGCATGAAGGCAAGGGGGATGTGAAAATGAACGATGATCAGGGGATTTTCCGCTATTGGGAGCCAATGGACAAAAGCGAACTAGGACTGGGAGTGATCATCGATCCTGCCCAGGTTATTGGATCAAAGGACCACCGAGTAGATTACCCAGATGGGAGCCAACTGCTGATCATGACCAAGCCTGATGAAGGAAAGGTAAGTTACTATGCCGGATTTGGCTGGAAGAAAAGTGGTCAATTTGCCAATGTGGCTGAATGGGATGCTTACTTGAAGAAGTTTGCCAAAGGACTGGAAAAACCACTGGAAGTAAGTGTAAAGTGA